From Alienimonas californiensis, a single genomic window includes:
- a CDS encoding RNA polymerase sigma factor has product MDADRLLIDRVRAGDAGAWEEFIGRYEGRLLAFADSRLRNRARAEDVVQEAFLGFLVSLPNYDETQSLEAWLFAITAHKLTDALRKEGRRPTVPLFPSSKSDSSSGREPAGRARVASSIARSREGRDAQAALLQRSLRELITDWKAAGEWERLMCCELLFVVGLRNKEVADRLSISEQAVANHKYFAVNKLKTAAEASKLRDADLKAFGVE; this is encoded by the coding sequence ATGGACGCCGACCGCCTGCTGATCGACCGCGTCCGGGCCGGCGACGCCGGGGCCTGGGAGGAGTTCATCGGCCGCTACGAAGGACGTTTATTGGCCTTCGCGGACAGCCGGTTGCGGAACCGGGCGCGGGCGGAGGACGTCGTGCAGGAGGCGTTCTTGGGGTTCCTCGTCAGCCTCCCGAACTACGACGAAACGCAGTCGTTGGAGGCGTGGCTGTTCGCGATCACGGCTCATAAATTAACGGACGCATTGCGGAAGGAAGGCCGCCGGCCGACGGTCCCGCTGTTCCCTTCCAGCAAGAGCGACAGCTCCTCCGGCCGCGAGCCGGCCGGCCGGGCGCGGGTCGCCAGTTCCATCGCCCGCAGCCGCGAGGGCCGCGACGCCCAGGCCGCCCTGTTGCAACGCTCCCTCCGCGAACTCATCACCGACTGGAAGGCCGCCGGCGAGTGGGAGCGCCTGATGTGCTGCGAACTGCTGTTCGTGGTCGGTCTGCGAAATAAAGAGGTCGCCGACCGGCTGTCGATCTCGGAGCAGGCGGTGGCGAACCATAAATACTTCGCCGTCAACAAATTGAAGACCGCCGCCGAGGCGTCTAAGCTGCGCGACGCGGATTTGAAGGCGTTCGGCGTGGAGTGA
- a CDS encoding ribosome-binding factor A, which translates to MSSKKRHRGQSPRGPSGGRRGPGVERAPDRKTLQLCGQVRKTLDYVLSGETGDDTLRQLYVADVIPAPDASRLLATLAPIDRHAELDAGAVMEKLAFAQPMLRSAVARAINRKKVPDLSFTLAGPAFGLPDPADAAPGPDPSGRGPTLDADALLAAAAAKRAEDDDQEDDWDEDDSEE; encoded by the coding sequence ATGTCCAGCAAGAAACGTCACCGCGGTCAAAGCCCCCGCGGCCCGTCCGGCGGCCGTCGCGGCCCCGGCGTGGAACGCGCCCCGGACCGCAAAACGCTGCAACTGTGCGGGCAGGTCCGCAAGACGCTGGATTACGTGCTCAGCGGGGAGACCGGCGACGACACGTTGCGGCAGCTCTACGTGGCCGACGTGATCCCTGCCCCGGACGCCTCCCGGCTGCTGGCGACGCTCGCCCCGATCGACCGCCACGCGGAACTGGACGCCGGCGCCGTGATGGAGAAGCTCGCCTTCGCCCAACCCATGCTGCGCAGCGCCGTGGCGCGGGCGATCAACCGCAAGAAGGTGCCGGACCTCTCGTTCACCCTCGCCGGCCCGGCGTTCGGCCTGCCGGACCCCGCTGACGCCGCCCCCGGTCCCGACCCGTCCGGCCGCGGCCCGACGCTGGACGCCGACGCCCTGCTCGCCGCCGCTGCCGCGAAACGGGCGGAGGACGACGACCAGGAGGACGATTGGGACGAGGACGACTCGGAGGAGTGA
- a CDS encoding NUDIX domain-containing protein yields the protein MKHSAGTLLYRTGDAGIEALLVHASGNYNRRAPWSLPKGEPDGDESFPEAAARETREETGLEVDPATLTPLGEVLYRKTRKTVHAFAAPAPAGCEPRCASWEVDQAAFLPLAEARERIHPDLAVFLDRLEALLSNGDEVDAGRPR from the coding sequence ATGAAGCACTCCGCCGGCACGCTGCTGTATCGCACGGGGGACGCGGGAATTGAGGCGCTGCTCGTGCACGCCTCTGGGAACTACAACCGGCGGGCGCCGTGGTCGTTGCCGAAGGGGGAGCCGGACGGGGACGAATCCTTCCCCGAGGCCGCCGCCCGGGAGACGCGGGAGGAGACCGGCCTGGAGGTCGACCCGGCGACGCTCACGCCGCTGGGCGAAGTCCTCTACCGCAAAACGCGCAAAACGGTGCACGCCTTCGCCGCCCCGGCCCCGGCGGGCTGCGAACCGCGGTGCGCCAGTTGGGAGGTCGATCAGGCCGCGTTCCTCCCGCTGGCGGAGGCCCGGGAGCGGATTCACCCGGATCTGGCCGTGTTCCTCGACCGGTTGGAGGCGCTGTTATCGAACGGCGACGAGGTCGACGCCGGTCGGCCGCGGTAG
- a CDS encoding thioredoxin family protein: MFSASWCRACAAMKPALAAAGPGFEVIDVDANPDAVRAFRVSALPTLVRMAGSRETARASGARDVSGLRRFRDEGR, encoded by the coding sequence GTGTTTTCGGCGTCGTGGTGCCGGGCCTGCGCGGCGATGAAGCCGGCACTGGCGGCGGCGGGGCCGGGGTTTGAGGTGATCGACGTGGACGCCAATCCCGACGCCGTGCGGGCCTTCCGGGTCTCGGCGTTGCCGACGCTGGTACGGATGGCGGGCTCTCGGGAAACGGCGCGAGCCTCCGGCGCCCGGGACGTGTCCGGCCTGCGGCGGTTCCGGGACGAGGGCCGTTGA